Genomic DNA from Paenibacillus sp. KS-LC4:
AGTACAATAATAATGAGTTAAAGATTTTTGTTGAAGCTTCAGCAGCAATTGACAAAAGAAGCAATCTAGACAATAAAGGAGTGAATTTCCATGCCACTTACGCTCAGCACTGAGCTTGGCCGAATTTTCATAACAGAGGAATGCATTGCCGTTATGGCAGGCTCCGCCGCAATGGATTGTTATGGCCTTGTCGGGATGGCTTCTCGCAAACAATTAAAGGATGGCATTGCCGAGCTCCTGGGCAGAGAGAATTTGGCGCGCGGCGTTGAAATTCGCAGAGAACAAGATAAACTTTATATTGATTTGTATATTATTGTGAGCTACGGTACGAAAATTTCAGAGGTAGCGCATAATATTCAGACGAAGGTGAAATATGTGATGAGCGATGTTATTGGTCTCAATGTGGACCAGGTCCATATATTTGTGCAGGATGTAAGGGTATCTACATAGCAGGAAGGGGAATTTTCATTGAGTAAGGGCTTCATTAACGGTTCCGATTTTACCGCCATGGCCGTGCTGGGCGCAGATTTGTTAAATCAAAATGTCGATAAGGTAAATGCGTTGAATGTTTTCCCTGTGCCTGATGGCGATACGGGAACGAATATGAATTTGACGATTGCCTCAGGCATTCGTGAGCTGCGCAGCAAGCCGTCCGATCATTTAGGCAAAACGACGGAAGTGCTGTCTAAAGGACTTCTGATGGGGGCTAGAGGCAACTCAGGCGTTATTTTGTCACAGCTGTTTCGTGGTTTTTCGAAGGGACTTGCAAACGTTGAGCAAGCTGGCCCTCAGCAGATTGCAGCGGCGTTGCAGCACGGTGTAGATCTTGCTTATAAGGCTGTTGTGAAGCCGGTGGAAGGAACGATTTTGACGGTAGCCAAGGAAGCAGCGAAGCATGCGGTTGCTTATGCACGCCGTACGAATGATGTTACGGAGCTTATGAAAGAGGTTTACGATAAAGCGAATGAAACACTTCAGCGTACACCGGATATGCTTCCTGTGCTTAAGCAGGTTGGCGTTGTAGATTCTGGCGGACAAGGGCTGGTGCTTATTTATGAAGGGTTTGTTCGTTATTTAGTTGAGGGTGAAGGTGCATATGAAAGCTATTCCCTATTATCTGAAGCAGCGCCGCCCGAAGAAGTAAGTGTTCCGACGGCACAGCCAGCTTCAGCTCCACGCAAGGCAACGAATTTTGCTGCACAATCCCATCTGGAGACAGCAGATATTGAGTTTTTCTATGACATGGAGTTTTTTATTAATCGCAAGCCTGAGGGCAAAGCTGCTCCGTTTTTTGATGAATACGCTTTCAAGAGGGCGCTTGGCAAAGATGGGGACTCGATACTCGTCATTGCTGAGGACGATATCATTAAAGTTCATGTGCATTCCCGCAGGCCGGGGGATGTGCTGAATTTGGCACTCCCTTACGGTGAGCTGACGAACCTGCATATTCTGAATATGCGTGATCAGCATCGTGAGCTTCTGGAGGAAGAAGCAGCGATTCCGTCCTACGCGGTGCTGCCTGATTATGCGCTGTCGGGAAGCATTTCCTCGCCAGAGCTGCTGGCGGGAACTTCGGGAGCGGCTGTACCGCCTGGACAAGTTCATGAGCTGGCGCCCTTTGGCATCATTGCTGTAGCTCTCGGCGAAGGCATTTCGAATATTTTTCTGGATAATGAAGTGGATATTGTGCTGTCCGGCGGGCAAACGATGAATCCGAGCACCGAAGATTTCGTTAAGGCTATTGAATCGCTTGTGGCGGAGCATATTTACTTGCTGCCGAATAACGGCAATATTATTCTTGCTGCTGAGCAGGCTGCTGAGCTTAGTGAACGCAACGTTACCGTTATTCCGACGAAGACGATTCCACAAGGGCTTGCGGCAGTGCTGGCTTTCAAAGAGGATGAGAGCGCTTCGCGCAATACGGATTGGATGAAAAATGCGGCGGAGCAGGTTGTATCCGGCCAAGTAACGCATGCGGTTCGCGACACGACAATTGATGGTGTAAGCATTCGCGAGGGCGATTTTATCGGTATTAAAGAGAAGGCCATCGTCGCAGCGCATG
This window encodes:
- a CDS encoding Asp23/Gls24 family envelope stress response protein; the encoded protein is MPLTLSTELGRIFITEECIAVMAGSAAMDCYGLVGMASRKQLKDGIAELLGRENLARGVEIRREQDKLYIDLYIIVSYGTKISEVAHNIQTKVKYVMSDVIGLNVDQVHIFVQDVRVST
- a CDS encoding DAK2 domain-containing protein: MAVLGADLLNQNVDKVNALNVFPVPDGDTGTNMNLTIASGIRELRSKPSDHLGKTTEVLSKGLLMGARGNSGVILSQLFRGFSKGLANVEQAGPQQIAAALQHGVDLAYKAVVKPVEGTILTVAKEAAKHAVAYARRTNDVTELMKEVYDKANETLQRTPDMLPVLKQVGVVDSGGQGLVLIYEGFVRYLVEGEGAYESYSLLSEAAPPEEVSVPTAQPASAPRKATNFAAQSHLETADIEFFYDMEFFINRKPEGKAAPFFDEYAFKRALGKDGDSILVIAEDDIIKVHVHSRRPGDVLNLALPYGELTNLHILNMRDQHRELLEEEAAIPSYAVLPDYALSGSISSPELLAGTSGAAVPPGQVHELAPFGIIAVALGEGISNIFLDNEVDIVLSGGQTMNPSTEDFVKAIESLVAEHIYLLPNNGNIILAAEQAAELSERNVTVIPTKTIPQGLAAVLAFKEDESASRNTDWMKNAAEQVVSGQVTHAVRDTTIDGVSIREGDFIGIKEKAIVAAHEDLAETCRLLITELMSGGGELITMLTGAEAKAEDTEALEAWVAEAYPDAELEIQEGGQPLYPYLFAVE